A part of Kineosporia sp. NBRC 101731 genomic DNA contains:
- a CDS encoding helix-turn-helix domain-containing protein, with protein sequence MTGDDELAVAGTLLAADTLDRTCTSRAIMDQVTTRWGTLIIAALIKGPHRFSQLHVRVDGISQKMLSHNLKTLVRAGLVNRDVEPTVPPQVTYSLTPMGMSLATPLTQLIHWFGQNASGILEAQAGHDRQADELSAARH encoded by the coding sequence ATGACAGGTGACGACGAGCTGGCTGTGGCCGGCACTCTGCTGGCCGCCGACACGCTGGATCGCACCTGCACGAGCCGGGCGATCATGGATCAGGTGACGACGCGGTGGGGAACCCTGATCATCGCGGCGCTGATCAAGGGTCCGCACCGGTTCTCGCAGCTGCATGTCCGGGTCGACGGGATCAGTCAGAAGATGCTGTCGCACAACCTGAAGACCCTCGTGCGGGCAGGACTGGTGAACCGTGACGTGGAGCCCACCGTCCCGCCCCAGGTGACCTACTCACTCACCCCGATGGGTATGAGTCTGGCCACCCCGCTCACGCAACTCATCCACTGGTTCGGGCAGAACGCGTCCGGCATTCTCGAGGCCCAGGCCGGACACGACCGCCAGGCGGACGAACTCAGCGCTGCCCGCCACTGA
- a CDS encoding SDR family oxidoreductase: MNTTALSNRTALVTGASKGIGARIATELAAAGAAVIVNYRSDESGADRVVKEITENGGRAVAVRADVGRSDEVKALFATARETFGTVDVLVNNAAISEFAPLGAYTDEQYRRHTDTNFWGPMLTMQELIGQTDLGPASIINISTAGTTTLPPYASLYVATKAALDAASVIAAKELGPRGIRVNTVAPSVSDTDGTRSSGFIGSPLADQAVAQIPLGRLGTPDDYGQVVVFLASDAARWITGAHLHVSGGQR; encoded by the coding sequence ATGAACACCACCGCACTGAGCAACCGCACCGCCCTCGTCACCGGCGCCTCGAAGGGCATCGGCGCGCGCATCGCCACCGAGCTGGCCGCGGCCGGCGCCGCCGTGATCGTGAACTACCGCTCCGACGAGTCCGGCGCCGACCGGGTGGTCAAGGAGATCACCGAGAACGGGGGCCGGGCCGTGGCCGTGCGCGCCGACGTCGGCCGCAGCGACGAGGTGAAGGCCCTGTTCGCCACTGCGCGAGAGACTTTCGGAACAGTGGACGTGCTGGTCAACAACGCTGCCATCTCCGAGTTTGCGCCTCTGGGCGCCTACACCGACGAGCAGTACCGCCGGCACACGGACACGAACTTCTGGGGTCCCATGCTGACCATGCAGGAACTGATCGGGCAGACCGACCTGGGGCCCGCGTCCATCATCAACATCTCGACCGCCGGAACCACCACTCTGCCGCCCTACGCCAGCCTGTACGTGGCCACCAAGGCGGCGCTCGACGCGGCGAGCGTGATCGCCGCCAAGGAACTCGGCCCGCGCGGCATTCGCGTGAACACCGTCGCCCCCAGCGTCTCGGACACCGACGGCACCCGCTCCAGCGGTTTCATCGGCTCCCCGCTGGCCGACCAGGCCGTCGCGCAGATCCCGCTGGGACGCCTGGGCACCCCGGACGACTACGGCCAGGTCGTGGTCTTCCTCGCATCGGACGCCGCCCGCTGGATCACCGGCGCCCACCTCCACGTCAGTGGCGGGCAGCGCTGA
- a CDS encoding MBL fold metallo-hydrolase, whose product MKLDHQLHCIGNDIVAAYLVVTDGGVTLIDAGLSGLWSDLIAELSGLGLTPADIRGVILTHGDSDHIGFAERLRRDHGVPVYIHAADAARARGEEKTSPGLGPVKIAALARFIWYAARKGGLRNTYLTEVRTVADGDVLDLPGAPVIIGMPGHSPGSIAVHVPVVDAVFVGDALTTKHVLTGRPGPAPAPFTDDVPEALASLDRLAGIQARWVLPGHGTPWDGGVEEAVSRVRAVAAEP is encoded by the coding sequence GTGAAACTCGATCATCAGCTGCACTGCATCGGGAACGACATCGTCGCGGCGTACCTCGTCGTGACGGATGGGGGCGTCACCCTCATCGACGCCGGCCTGTCGGGGCTCTGGTCCGACCTGATCGCCGAGCTCTCCGGACTGGGCCTCACCCCCGCGGACATCCGGGGCGTGATCCTGACCCACGGCGACTCCGACCACATCGGTTTCGCCGAGCGACTGCGCCGCGACCACGGTGTCCCCGTCTACATCCATGCCGCCGACGCCGCCCGGGCCCGGGGCGAGGAGAAGACCAGCCCCGGCCTGGGCCCGGTGAAGATCGCGGCACTGGCCCGCTTCATCTGGTACGCGGCCCGAAAAGGTGGACTGCGCAACACCTATCTGACCGAGGTACGAACGGTCGCCGACGGTGACGTGCTCGACCTGCCGGGCGCTCCGGTCATCATCGGTATGCCGGGACACTCGCCCGGCAGCATCGCCGTGCACGTGCCGGTGGTGGACGCGGTCTTCGTCGGCGACGCCCTGACCACGAAGCACGTGCTGACCGGCCGCCCCGGCCCGGCGCCCGCCCCCTTCACGGACGACGTACCGGAAGCCCTGGCCTCCCTCGACCGGCTGGCCGGGATCCAGGCGCGGTGGGTGCTGCCCGGTCATGGCACGCCGTGGGATGGGGGAGTGGAGGAGGCGGTGAGCCGGGTGCGGGCGGTGGCGGCGGAGCCGTAA
- a CDS encoding PIN domain-containing protein: MDTDVASRLHKNSLPPQLAARIAGRRALLTFVTLGELTKWVEVRHWGNTRRQNFSDWVSGFAVLEGDESVATTWGRIAAQAQLRGQTGPQNDSWIAAACLTHDLPLATLKVKDFQRFVDHNGLRLITAE, translated from the coding sequence CTGGACACCGACGTTGCATCGCGTCTCCACAAGAACAGTCTTCCGCCGCAACTCGCGGCTCGTATCGCTGGCCGCCGCGCGCTCCTGACCTTCGTGACACTCGGCGAACTTACGAAGTGGGTCGAGGTTCGCCACTGGGGCAACACGCGCCGCCAGAACTTCTCCGACTGGGTTTCAGGGTTCGCCGTGTTGGAGGGGGACGAGAGCGTCGCCACCACCTGGGGGCGGATCGCCGCCCAAGCGCAGTTGCGAGGGCAGACCGGCCCGCAGAACGACAGCTGGATTGCGGCTGCTTGTCTCACCCACGATCTGCCGTTGGCGACGCTTAAAGTGAAGGACTTCCAGCGGTTCGTCGACCACAACGGCCTGCGGCTGATCACGGCCGAGTAG
- a CDS encoding endo alpha-1,4 polygalactosaminidase — protein MRLLSSMRSRFALAGAAGVVVLVSGLSFVSAGSASAAVVKPPVNGQFDYQIGGAYTPAASVKIVDRDRSQKPVSGKYNICYVNAFQTQPDDKSWWSTNHPDLLVKKSNGSLLVDPDWPDEYLMDISTAAKRDALMAIVGPWIDGCATSGFQAVEPDNIDSYTRSNGVLTQAKAISWATALASRAHAQGLAIAQKNTAELGSLGRDTAKFDFAIAEECNVADYNECGDYQAVYGNNVIEIEYTDNAKSAYTNSCSTRGSAISIILRDREVVPAGNSAYHYESC, from the coding sequence ATGCGCCTTCTCTCGTCCATGCGCTCCCGATTCGCGCTCGCCGGTGCCGCCGGAGTGGTCGTCCTGGTCAGCGGCCTGAGTTTCGTCTCGGCCGGCTCAGCCTCCGCGGCTGTCGTCAAACCGCCGGTCAACGGCCAGTTCGACTACCAGATCGGTGGTGCGTACACCCCCGCCGCCAGCGTGAAGATTGTCGACCGTGACCGATCCCAGAAGCCGGTCAGCGGCAAGTACAACATCTGCTACGTCAACGCGTTCCAGACCCAGCCCGACGACAAGTCGTGGTGGTCGACGAACCACCCGGACCTGCTGGTGAAGAAGTCGAACGGCTCTCTGCTGGTCGACCCGGACTGGCCCGACGAATACCTGATGGACATCTCCACCGCGGCCAAGCGCGACGCCCTGATGGCGATCGTCGGCCCGTGGATCGACGGCTGCGCGACCTCTGGCTTCCAGGCGGTCGAGCCCGACAACATCGACTCCTACACCCGCTCGAACGGCGTCCTGACCCAGGCCAAGGCCATCTCCTGGGCCACTGCCCTGGCCTCCCGGGCCCACGCCCAGGGCCTGGCGATCGCCCAGAAGAACACCGCCGAACTGGGCTCTCTCGGGCGCGACACGGCCAAGTTCGACTTCGCCATCGCCGAGGAGTGCAACGTCGCGGACTACAACGAGTGCGGCGACTACCAGGCCGTCTACGGCAACAACGTGATCGAGATCGAGTACACCGACAACGCGAAATCGGCCTACACGAACTCCTGCTCGACGCGCGGCAGCGCCATCTCCATCATCCTGCGCGACCGCGAGGTCGTCCCGGCCGGAAACTCCGCCTACCACTACGAGTCCTGCTGA
- a CDS encoding BadF/BadG/BcrA/BcrD ATPase family protein — protein sequence MSRRLFLGIDGGGTKTALCLADDEGTVLAGSRIGSVYSVGPDRLTHLATLLHEGMAAICRTAEVSPQDITFVFLGLPGFGEDKADVPIIEGLPRSVLGHDRYRCDNDTVCGWAGSLAGADGINVISGTGSITYGRRGGQGVRVGGWGEVFGDEGSGYWLGVRALQIFSQMSDGRAEPGPLLTILREHLNLDDDLDLVGLVINEWNADRTRIAALSRPLVEAARAGDRAAQSLIAEAGTELARLVTTTARRLGFTAREKFPVSYSGGVLGVHEVFEAFAHALEPVDCELRTPILSPVLGAVLHAAQLSGHPMTPAALENLRRSGA from the coding sequence ATGAGCCGCCGACTGTTCCTCGGCATCGACGGGGGCGGCACCAAGACCGCGTTGTGCCTGGCCGATGACGAGGGCACGGTGCTGGCCGGCAGCCGGATCGGCAGCGTGTACAGCGTGGGCCCCGACCGGCTGACCCACCTGGCCACGCTGCTGCACGAGGGCATGGCCGCCATCTGCCGCACCGCCGAAGTATCCCCGCAGGACATTACTTTCGTGTTCCTCGGCCTGCCCGGATTCGGCGAGGACAAGGCCGACGTCCCGATCATCGAGGGCCTTCCCCGCTCGGTACTCGGGCACGACCGGTACCGGTGCGACAACGACACGGTGTGCGGTTGGGCCGGCTCACTGGCCGGCGCCGACGGTATCAACGTGATCAGTGGCACCGGCTCGATCACGTACGGACGACGCGGTGGGCAAGGCGTCCGGGTCGGCGGCTGGGGTGAGGTCTTCGGTGACGAAGGATCCGGCTACTGGCTCGGAGTGCGTGCCCTGCAAATCTTCTCGCAGATGAGCGACGGCCGGGCCGAGCCCGGGCCGCTGCTGACGATCCTGCGCGAGCACCTGAACCTGGACGACGACCTGGATCTGGTCGGGCTGGTCATCAACGAGTGGAACGCCGACCGGACCCGGATCGCGGCACTCTCCCGACCCCTGGTGGAGGCCGCCCGGGCCGGCGACCGGGCCGCGCAGTCCCTGATCGCCGAGGCCGGCACCGAACTCGCCCGGCTGGTCACCACGACCGCCCGGCGACTGGGATTCACTGCCAGGGAGAAGTTTCCGGTGTCCTACTCCGGAGGCGTCCTGGGGGTGCACGAGGTGTTCGAGGCCTTCGCACACGCACTGGAGCCGGTCGACTGCGAGCTGCGGACCCCGATCCTGTCGCCGGTGCTGGGGGCGGTGCTGCACGCCGCTCAGCTGTCCGGGCACCCGATGACACCGGCGGCGCTGGAGAACCTTCGTCGGAGCGGGGCTTAA
- a CDS encoding SIS domain-containing protein translates to MSSEDLSALGAASTAEEITHQPAVWRLLAQDLEERADTVRAFLEPLLSRADLRIVLTGAGTSAYAGQVLAPGLSRTLSRRVDAVPTTDIVSHPQQIFAEDVPTLLVSFARSGDSPESLAAVQFADSQLSDVHHLVLTCNPDGALARQRPDRSLVLVMPEGTNDRGFAMTSSFTSMLLACRIVLGGNAGWMEQAARAAEQVLSVMSGPDGLAAQLAARTFERVVYLGSGALTGLARESALKLTELTAGAVPTWAESALGFRHGPKAVLTGSTLALVYLSNDPYTRLYDEDIVTELRTQLGSSQVLVIGASAPRDTTGLTLVPDGLAAVDDAVLAAVFVVAAQELALRFSLAHGIGSDNPFPGGQVNRVVKGVTLHPLPA, encoded by the coding sequence ATGAGTTCCGAAGACCTGAGCGCCCTGGGCGCCGCGTCGACCGCCGAGGAGATCACCCACCAGCCGGCCGTCTGGCGCCTCCTCGCCCAGGACCTCGAGGAGCGGGCGGACACCGTCCGCGCCTTCCTGGAACCGCTGCTGAGCCGGGCCGATCTGCGGATCGTGCTGACCGGAGCGGGCACCTCGGCCTACGCCGGGCAGGTCCTGGCGCCGGGTCTGAGCCGCACCCTGTCCCGTCGCGTCGACGCCGTGCCGACCACCGACATCGTCAGCCATCCCCAGCAGATCTTCGCCGAGGACGTCCCCACCCTCCTGGTCTCCTTCGCCCGCTCCGGCGACAGCCCGGAAAGCCTGGCCGCCGTGCAGTTCGCCGACAGCCAGCTCTCGGACGTGCACCACCTCGTCCTCACGTGCAACCCGGACGGCGCCCTGGCCCGGCAGCGGCCGGACCGCTCGCTGGTGCTGGTCATGCCCGAGGGCACCAACGACCGCGGCTTCGCGATGACCTCCAGCTTCACCAGCATGCTGCTGGCCTGCCGGATCGTGCTGGGCGGGAATGCCGGCTGGATGGAACAGGCCGCCCGGGCCGCCGAGCAGGTGCTGTCGGTCATGAGCGGTCCGGACGGCCTGGCCGCCCAGCTGGCCGCGCGCACGTTCGAGCGCGTGGTCTACCTCGGCAGCGGCGCCCTCACCGGTCTGGCCCGCGAATCCGCCCTCAAGCTCACCGAACTCACCGCCGGTGCGGTGCCCACCTGGGCCGAGTCGGCCCTGGGGTTCCGGCACGGCCCCAAGGCCGTGCTCACCGGCTCCACCCTGGCCCTGGTCTACCTCTCCAACGACCCCTACACCCGCCTGTACGACGAGGACATCGTCACCGAACTGCGTACCCAGCTGGGCAGTTCGCAGGTACTCGTGATCGGAGCGTCCGCTCCCCGCGACACCACCGGGCTCACCCTGGTGCCGGACGGTCTGGCAGCAGTGGACGACGCGGTGCTCGCCGCGGTCTTCGTGGTGGCCGCCCAGGAACTGGCCCTGCGCTTCTCCCTGGCCCACGGCATCGGCTCGGACAACCCCTTTCCCGGCGGCCAGGTGAACCGGGTCGTAAAGGGCGTGACCCTGCACCCGCTCCCCGCATGA
- a CDS encoding DeoR/GlpR family DNA-binding transcription regulator has translation MRQEDRLGLILERLSRQNTVGVPELARELEVSQASVRRDLARLEEQNLLTRTHGGAVASGVLYELPMKYRGGRRQDAKRLIALRAAELIPAGVTSVALNGGSTTTEVARVLVARPRLRVVTNALNIASELAVRTHIDLVVCGGTARAESYELIGPIAETTLNGLNPDVAVIGVDGISARTGLTTHHEVEAQTNRAMLLSAETVIVVADGTKIGRRGFARISEIAAVSDLVTDSTADPDAVAELRKAGLRVHQV, from the coding sequence ATGCGTCAGGAAGATCGGCTGGGCCTCATCCTGGAGCGCCTCAGCCGCCAGAACACCGTCGGGGTGCCGGAGCTGGCCCGGGAGCTGGAGGTCTCGCAGGCCTCCGTACGTCGTGACCTGGCCCGGCTGGAGGAGCAGAACCTGCTCACCCGCACCCACGGCGGCGCTGTCGCGAGTGGAGTGCTGTACGAGCTGCCGATGAAGTATCGCGGTGGGCGGCGTCAGGACGCCAAGCGCCTGATCGCCCTGCGGGCCGCGGAGCTGATCCCCGCGGGAGTCACCTCGGTGGCCCTGAACGGTGGCTCGACCACGACCGAGGTCGCCCGGGTGCTGGTGGCCCGGCCGCGGCTGCGCGTGGTGACGAACGCGCTGAACATCGCCTCGGAACTGGCCGTCCGCACGCACATCGACCTGGTCGTGTGCGGTGGTACCGCCCGGGCCGAGTCCTACGAGCTGATCGGTCCGATCGCGGAGACGACCCTGAACGGACTGAACCCGGACGTCGCCGTGATCGGCGTCGACGGCATCAGCGCCCGCACCGGCCTCACCACGCACCATGAGGTGGAGGCGCAGACCAACCGGGCCATGCTGCTCTCGGCCGAGACGGTGATCGTGGTCGCGGACGGCACCAAGATCGGCCGCCGCGGCTTCGCCCGGATCAGCGAGATCGCCGCCGTGTCCGACCTGGTCACCGATTCCACGGCCGACCCCGACGCGGTGGCCGAGCTGAGGAAGGCCGGTCTGCGGGTGCACCAGGTCTGA
- the melA gene encoding alpha-galactosidase, producing MSHEKPEPVVCFVGAGSVEFTRQLLRDLLSEPELAGCRIVLHDIDQRRLDLAEKIAHVTIRHHGARATVTATTDRRRALAGADFVINVVNIGGHAATLTDFDVPETFGIRQTIGDTLGVGGIFRGLRTFPFLAALAQDMLDVCPQAWLLNYTNPMAMNIAYLNAVAPGLKVLGLCHSVYWTIHDLSALVGAPLDEVTFRSAGVNHQAWVLEWQHNGEDLYPRLDALIANDEQLRRRVRVDMYRRLGFYPTETSEHSCEYVPWYLHDEAEIERLRIPLRDYVGISAGNAAQVAQLEASIDAGEYTEPEEEAAEYAPQVIHSIVTGRPRVIQVNTVNTGLITNLPAGAPVEVPCVIDAQGARPLYVGELPPQCAALNRSVLNVADLTVRAAVEGRRDHVVQALMCDPATSAQLPVGRIADLAEAMFAAHADLLPASLQA from the coding sequence ATGTCACACGAAAAGCCGGAACCCGTGGTTTGTTTCGTCGGTGCGGGCTCAGTGGAGTTCACCCGGCAACTGCTGCGCGACCTGCTGTCCGAACCGGAGCTTGCCGGCTGCCGGATCGTTCTGCACGACATTGACCAGCGCCGCCTCGACCTGGCCGAGAAGATCGCCCACGTGACGATCCGGCACCACGGCGCCCGGGCCACGGTGACCGCCACCACCGACCGCCGCCGGGCGCTGGCCGGTGCGGACTTCGTCATCAATGTGGTCAATATCGGTGGCCACGCCGCGACGCTCACCGACTTCGACGTGCCCGAGACGTTCGGGATCCGCCAGACCATCGGTGACACCCTCGGCGTCGGCGGGATCTTCCGGGGCCTGCGCACCTTTCCCTTCCTGGCCGCCCTCGCGCAGGACATGCTCGATGTCTGCCCGCAGGCCTGGCTGCTGAACTACACCAACCCGATGGCGATGAACATCGCCTACCTCAACGCGGTGGCTCCCGGCCTGAAGGTGCTGGGGCTGTGCCACTCCGTCTACTGGACCATCCACGACCTGAGCGCGCTGGTGGGCGCGCCGCTGGACGAGGTGACCTTCCGCAGTGCCGGCGTGAACCACCAGGCCTGGGTGCTGGAGTGGCAGCACAACGGTGAAGACCTGTACCCCCGGCTGGACGCGCTGATCGCCAACGACGAGCAGCTGCGCCGCCGGGTGCGTGTGGACATGTACCGCCGCCTGGGCTTCTACCCGACCGAGACCAGCGAGCACTCCTGCGAGTACGTGCCCTGGTACCTGCACGACGAGGCCGAGATCGAGCGGCTGCGCATCCCGCTGCGCGACTACGTGGGGATCAGCGCCGGCAACGCCGCCCAGGTGGCGCAGCTGGAGGCCTCGATCGACGCCGGCGAGTACACCGAGCCCGAGGAAGAGGCTGCCGAGTACGCGCCGCAGGTCATTCACTCGATCGTCACCGGCCGGCCCCGGGTGATCCAGGTGAACACCGTCAACACCGGGCTGATCACCAACCTGCCGGCCGGGGCGCCGGTCGAGGTCCCGTGCGTGATTGACGCCCAGGGCGCCCGGCCGCTGTATGTCGGCGAACTGCCGCCGCAGTGCGCGGCGCTCAACCGCTCGGTGCTGAACGTCGCCGACCTGACCGTGCGGGCAGCCGTGGAAGGGCGCCGCGACCACGTCGTGCAGGCCCTGATGTGTGACCCCGCCACCTCCGCCCAGCTGCCCGTCGGCCGGATCGCCGATCTGGCCGAGGCGATGTTCGCGGCGCACGCCGATCTGCTGCCGGCCTCGCTCCAGGCCTGA
- a CDS encoding ABC transporter substrate-binding protein — MAIALGACGGSGDVDDGTAKITLWHGYTGAQTDAINALGKQWNAEHPDQTVTLVFDGGNDDVLQKTTAGFVAGNYPDVAYEYGSSVGPLSRQPRLADLTERSQDPAVDWDDFFPAVKEASTVNGKVVAVPALVDNLALVYNKDLFARAGIAEPTQDWTWQDFRQAASALTDKEAGVYGWSYVNDGTEDTVWRYLAMLWQAGGELLTADNKKPAFNSAAGLAALNQLRDMAITDKSVYLDTGNQNYSNLFADGKIGMLWTGPWDLSSFDKVHYGVVRLPGYNGNHESISGPDLYMMFNRSDRKTDTAWAFTTWLTSPKVHLEYAIQTGDLPLRTSETKLPEYRSTYLKKYPGAKEFTDNLGNVHHARPNIPEYSQVSQAVGEMVQSVLLGQAQPQEALDAATETVQSVLAGS; from the coding sequence GTGGCGATCGCACTGGGCGCCTGTGGGGGGTCGGGAGACGTCGACGACGGTACGGCGAAGATCACCCTCTGGCACGGGTACACCGGTGCGCAGACCGACGCGATCAACGCGCTGGGCAAGCAATGGAACGCCGAGCACCCCGACCAGACGGTCACGCTCGTGTTCGACGGCGGGAACGACGACGTGCTCCAGAAGACGACCGCGGGTTTCGTGGCCGGGAACTACCCCGACGTGGCGTACGAGTACGGCTCGTCGGTCGGGCCCCTGAGCCGCCAGCCCCGGCTGGCCGACCTGACCGAGCGCTCCCAGGACCCGGCCGTGGACTGGGACGACTTCTTCCCCGCGGTGAAGGAGGCCTCGACGGTGAACGGCAAGGTCGTGGCCGTGCCGGCGCTCGTGGACAACCTGGCGCTCGTCTACAACAAAGACCTCTTCGCCCGGGCCGGTATCGCCGAGCCCACCCAGGACTGGACCTGGCAGGACTTCCGACAGGCGGCCTCCGCCCTGACCGACAAGGAGGCCGGTGTGTACGGCTGGTCGTACGTCAACGACGGCACCGAGGACACGGTCTGGCGCTACCTGGCGATGTTGTGGCAGGCCGGTGGCGAGCTGCTGACGGCCGACAACAAGAAGCCGGCGTTCAACTCCGCGGCCGGACTCGCCGCCCTGAACCAGTTGCGGGACATGGCGATCACCGACAAGTCGGTCTATCTCGACACCGGCAACCAGAATTACTCGAACCTGTTCGCCGACGGCAAGATCGGCATGCTGTGGACCGGCCCCTGGGACCTGAGCAGCTTCGACAAGGTTCACTACGGGGTCGTGCGGTTGCCGGGGTACAACGGCAACCACGAATCCATCTCCGGGCCCGACCTGTACATGATGTTCAACCGCTCGGACCGCAAGACCGACACGGCCTGGGCCTTCACCACCTGGCTCACCTCGCCGAAGGTGCACCTGGAGTACGCCATCCAGACCGGCGACCTACCGCTGCGCACGTCCGAGACCAAGCTGCCCGAGTACCGCAGCACGTATCTCAAGAAGTACCCGGGCGCTAAGGAATTCACCGACAATCTCGGCAACGTCCATCACGCCCGGCCCAACATTCCTGAGTACTCGCAGGTTTCGCAGGCGGTCGGGGAGATGGTGCAGTCCGTGCTGCTGGGCCAGGCCCAGCCGCAGGAGGCGCTCGACGCCGCCACCGAGACCGTCCAGTCCGTGCTGGCCGGTTCGTGA
- a CDS encoding sugar ABC transporter permease, producing MITAWARRRSTADHLSGWMLVAPSVLLIGLFGLVPLVWSFAMSFQRNDLQTPAEWVGLHNYDQMLGDPVLVASLRHTVIYTVLFVPLTLIGSLMVAGALNRNIRGISIYRLAVFVPVITSTVATGVIFNFLLDPEYGLANGLLEKVGLPAQGFFSDPDQALYAMVAMTVWGWIGFGALIYLAALQSVPKDLLEAAALDGCGPVRTFWQIQVPQLRPVTAFLTTWLIINALQLFDEVYVTTKGGPLHATTVVVYYLYQQAFQYFHAGYASALACLLFVVIVLVTLIQMRLTRANDESGAA from the coding sequence ATGATCACCGCCTGGGCCCGGCGCCGGAGCACGGCCGACCATCTGTCCGGCTGGATGCTCGTGGCCCCCAGCGTGCTGCTGATCGGCCTGTTCGGGCTCGTCCCGCTGGTCTGGTCGTTCGCGATGTCGTTCCAGCGCAACGACTTGCAGACCCCCGCGGAATGGGTCGGCCTGCACAACTACGACCAGATGCTCGGCGATCCGGTGCTGGTCGCGTCACTGCGGCACACCGTGATCTACACCGTGCTGTTCGTGCCGCTCACCCTGATCGGCTCCCTGATGGTGGCCGGGGCCCTGAATCGGAACATCCGCGGGATCTCGATCTACCGGCTGGCGGTATTCGTCCCGGTGATCACTTCGACGGTGGCGACCGGCGTCATCTTCAACTTTCTCCTCGATCCCGAGTACGGCCTGGCCAACGGGCTTCTGGAGAAGGTCGGCCTGCCGGCCCAGGGGTTCTTCTCCGATCCCGATCAGGCGTTGTACGCCATGGTGGCCATGACGGTCTGGGGCTGGATCGGATTCGGGGCCCTGATCTATCTGGCGGCGTTGCAGTCGGTTCCGAAAGACCTGCTGGAGGCCGCGGCCCTGGACGGGTGCGGGCCGGTGCGCACGTTCTGGCAGATCCAGGTGCCCCAGCTGCGTCCCGTCACCGCGTTCCTGACCACCTGGCTCATCATCAACGCCCTGCAGTTGTTCGACGAGGTTTACGTGACCACGAAAGGTGGCCCACTGCACGCGACCACGGTGGTCGTCTACTACCTCTACCAGCAGGCGTTCCAGTACTTCCACGCCGGCTACGCCAGTGCCCTGGCCTGCCTGCTGTTCGTCGTGATCGTGCTGGTCACGTTGATCCAGATGCGACTGACCCGAGCGAACGACGAGAGCGGTGCGGCATGA
- a CDS encoding carbohydrate ABC transporter permease yields the protein MSESSVRVWRRPSPWHLVLIPLALVMASPLIWMVLTSLSSVADTQRFPPGLPSALHWSNFSKAWNQGPFGRWLFNSAVVSIACVVSNLVLCSLAAYAFARIRFFGRGVVFVLLLATLMVPFQVVMIPSLVIMRNLGLIDSLPALIAPNLVTPFGIYMLRQFFLSLPIELEEAAVLDGAGRLRILRSILLPLMGPPLSTLAILTFLTSWNDFLWPLIVNTSSDVMTVQIGLASFQGAHFTNWPVLMAGTLISQLPLMALFLVGQRWFVASLATTGIK from the coding sequence ATGAGTGAGTCTTCGGTGCGCGTCTGGCGCCGGCCCAGTCCCTGGCACCTGGTGCTGATCCCTCTGGCCCTGGTGATGGCGTCCCCCCTGATCTGGATGGTATTGACCAGTCTGTCGAGCGTGGCCGACACCCAGCGGTTCCCACCCGGCCTGCCTTCCGCCCTGCACTGGTCGAACTTCTCGAAAGCCTGGAACCAAGGACCTTTCGGTCGCTGGCTGTTCAACAGCGCCGTCGTGTCGATCGCCTGCGTCGTCAGCAACCTGGTGCTGTGCAGCCTCGCCGCCTACGCCTTCGCCCGGATCCGGTTCTTCGGCCGGGGCGTCGTCTTCGTGCTCCTGCTGGCCACGCTGATGGTGCCGTTCCAGGTGGTGATGATCCCGAGCCTCGTGATCATGCGGAACCTCGGGCTGATCGACAGCCTCCCCGCCCTGATCGCGCCGAACTTGGTGACTCCCTTCGGCATCTACATGCTGCGCCAGTTCTTCCTGTCCCTCCCGATCGAGCTGGAAGAAGCGGCCGTGCTCGACGGCGCGGGCCGCCTGAGGATCCTGCGCAGCATCCTGCTGCCGCTGATGGGCCCGCCCCTGTCCACCCTGGCGATCCTCACGTTCCTCACGTCCTGGAACGACTTCCTCTGGCCGCTCATCGTCAACACCTCGTCCGACGTCATGACGGTGCAGATCGGCCTGGCGTCCTTCCAGGGAGCCCACTTCACCAACTGGCCGGTGTTGATGGCCGGCACCCTGATCAGCCAGCTGCCGCTGATGGCGCTCTTCCTCGTCGGTCAACGCTGGTTCGTCGCCTCGCTCGCCACCACCGGCATCAAATAG